One Ethanoligenens harbinense YUAN-3 genomic window carries:
- a CDS encoding putative bifunctional diguanylate cyclase/phosphodiesterase, producing MTAVDWINVCLLTVCGFAFAGGLYATHGEYRPLLHKLMMLASAALVLGAFGLVLLAAAHTDQIRDSGCRLVCIGWTLTSAVTFHCVLLLTGRTVLFRNWRGYALLYLPAAVVVAADTFRACGMAAGSTRFLVVPVPMPAGTVWSVVSALYSISVAAIGAALLLQWARHRTGQGKSASFRALTGTAAVADALFAGFTVRSAFCNLCVPVPTVFFGLLLVLALSGLTHRCHAVQMRRKGHNDVILSQASRSHMYLCVSLVLIGEGFLTILGRNFYYRQAPVVSVAMCSANLILLGLILAVVNRLRLNESLKEMLMSVIFSFGIPATALWFVYFQCYATWAYIFPVMIISMLFNRRILLGTVMVESILTQLLLWVAFPQLSMWVEGPDYVVRLTVMGLSVILVFYVSHVYISRLYKNIYDTQAQALMAELSQEFISAEEYNLDQKLYAALQRCGRFIQCDRAFLVLVDARTRTFRHSCEWMEEGHPSLIHGFEAIWKDIPKEVLRTLEGGMHVEMADVPRLPQTAARLRTTLLSWGVRSYAVLPIQRNKRPIGALAFSAGRPLRRWNLRSGAFLEIIAAVLSDAIVKVEREKEAGFLAYHDQLTRLPNRTLFKKKLDRAIRLAGQVGEMVGIVFLDLDSFKAVNDTMGHDLGDRLLSKVARQIQNAVREVDTVSRFGGDEFVLLLDHISDVQDVLQMAENILNDIQQPVAVNQQELFVTASMGIALFPQDGREPEALIQNADDAMYHAKSMGKNRCVLCSQMIKDHVLKKMELTNLLYHAQEKGQLELYYQPQFDMAAQAIVGVEALLRWRLPEKGMVEPAQFIPLAEQSGMIYSIGEWVLETACQQNKVWQDSGLPRMRVMVNLSANQLTSPKLVQCVVRVLKKTRLPPEYLELEITETAASTNLPLVLDTLRRLKAMGVSLAIDDFGSAQSLLSRLKMLPVDRIKIDAQFVQGIEKSDKDQTVLKAMVRLIRSLGLRVVAEGVETPRQFDFLAGVMCDEVQVFFCCRPMEAAAIQAVLSEYAGLR from the coding sequence ATGACAGCTGTAGATTGGATCAATGTATGTTTACTGACGGTGTGCGGCTTTGCCTTCGCGGGCGGGTTGTATGCCACCCACGGGGAGTATAGGCCGCTGCTGCACAAGCTGATGATGCTTGCCAGCGCCGCGCTGGTGCTGGGTGCGTTTGGCCTCGTCCTGCTTGCGGCGGCGCATACGGACCAGATCCGCGACAGCGGGTGCCGGCTGGTCTGCATCGGCTGGACATTGACATCCGCCGTCACGTTCCACTGTGTTTTGCTGCTCACGGGCAGGACGGTGCTGTTCCGGAACTGGCGGGGGTATGCGCTGCTCTATCTGCCCGCGGCCGTGGTTGTGGCGGCGGATACATTCCGCGCGTGCGGGATGGCGGCTGGCAGTACAAGGTTTTTGGTCGTTCCGGTGCCCATGCCTGCCGGTACGGTTTGGAGCGTGGTTTCTGCGCTCTATTCTATAAGCGTGGCGGCCATCGGGGCGGCGCTCCTGCTGCAATGGGCGCGGCATCGCACGGGTCAGGGGAAAAGTGCTTCCTTCCGGGCGTTGACAGGCACGGCCGCTGTGGCGGATGCACTGTTTGCGGGGTTCACGGTACGGAGCGCTTTCTGTAATCTGTGTGTGCCGGTGCCGACGGTTTTTTTCGGGCTCCTGCTGGTTTTGGCGCTCAGTGGCCTGACGCACCGCTGCCATGCCGTGCAGATGCGCCGAAAGGGCCATAATGATGTGATCCTGTCGCAGGCGTCCCGTTCGCATATGTATCTCTGTGTGAGCCTGGTGCTCATTGGAGAGGGCTTCCTCACGATCCTTGGCAGAAACTTTTATTACAGACAGGCGCCGGTCGTGTCCGTGGCGATGTGCAGCGCGAATCTGATTCTGCTGGGACTCATCCTAGCGGTGGTGAACCGGCTGCGTCTGAATGAATCTCTGAAAGAAATGCTGATGTCGGTCATTTTTTCGTTCGGGATACCGGCCACGGCGCTTTGGTTCGTTTATTTCCAGTGCTATGCGACGTGGGCGTACATATTCCCGGTGATGATTATCAGCATGTTGTTCAACCGGCGGATCCTGTTGGGCACGGTCATGGTGGAGTCCATTTTGACGCAGCTGCTTCTATGGGTCGCTTTTCCGCAGCTGTCGATGTGGGTCGAAGGCCCGGATTATGTGGTCCGGCTTACCGTCATGGGGCTTTCGGTCATTCTGGTGTTCTATGTCAGCCATGTGTATATCAGCCGGCTGTATAAAAACATCTACGATACGCAGGCACAGGCCCTCATGGCGGAACTGTCACAGGAATTCATTTCCGCAGAGGAATATAATCTCGACCAAAAGCTGTATGCAGCCTTGCAGCGCTGCGGCCGGTTCATCCAGTGCGATCGGGCGTTTCTCGTGCTGGTGGACGCGCGTACACGGACGTTCCGGCATTCCTGCGAATGGATGGAGGAAGGGCACCCTTCTTTGATCCATGGATTTGAAGCGATCTGGAAGGATATTCCCAAAGAAGTTCTGCGGACGTTGGAAGGCGGCATGCATGTGGAGATGGCCGATGTGCCCCGTCTGCCGCAGACGGCGGCCCGGCTTCGCACGACACTGCTGTCATGGGGCGTCCGGTCTTATGCGGTGCTGCCCATCCAGAGAAACAAGCGGCCCATCGGGGCCCTTGCTTTCAGTGCGGGGCGGCCGCTCAGAAGATGGAACCTGCGATCCGGGGCCTTTTTGGAAATTATCGCCGCCGTCCTTTCCGATGCGATTGTCAAGGTGGAACGCGAAAAAGAGGCCGGTTTCCTTGCCTATCACGATCAGCTCACCCGCCTGCCCAACCGTACTTTGTTTAAGAAAAAGCTCGACCGGGCCATCCGGCTGGCCGGCCAGGTGGGCGAGATGGTCGGCATCGTTTTTCTGGATCTGGATTCCTTCAAGGCGGTGAACGATACCATGGGGCACGATCTGGGCGACCGGCTGCTTTCCAAGGTTGCCCGGCAGATTCAGAATGCGGTGCGGGAGGTCGATACGGTTTCCCGGTTTGGTGGAGACGAGTTCGTGCTGCTGCTCGATCACATCTCCGACGTGCAGGACGTATTGCAGATGGCGGAAAACATCCTGAACGACATACAGCAACCTGTGGCGGTGAACCAGCAGGAGCTCTTCGTCACGGCCAGCATGGGCATTGCCCTGTTTCCTCAGGACGGCAGGGAGCCTGAAGCGCTCATCCAGAACGCGGACGACGCGATGTATCATGCCAAAAGCATGGGTAAGAACCGGTGCGTCCTCTGTTCCCAGATGATTAAGGATCATGTCCTGAAAAAGATGGAGCTGACAAATCTGTTATATCATGCGCAGGAAAAGGGCCAGTTGGAGCTGTATTACCAGCCGCAGTTCGATATGGCTGCCCAAGCGATTGTAGGGGTTGAAGCGCTTCTGCGCTGGCGCCTGCCGGAGAAAGGCATGGTGGAACCGGCGCAGTTCATCCCGCTGGCCGAGCAGTCGGGCATGATCTATTCCATCGGCGAGTGGGTGCTTGAAACGGCATGCCAGCAAAACAAGGTCTGGCAGGACAGCGGCCTGCCCAGGATGCGTGTGATGGTCAATCTTTCCGCCAATCAGCTGACCAGCCCGAAACTGGTGCAGTGCGTCGTTCGGGTGCTGAAGAAAACCAGGCTGCCGCCGGAATATCTGGAGCTGGAGATCACGGAAACGGCTGCCAGCACCAATCTGCCGCTGGTTCTGGATACATTGAGGCGGCTGAAGGCTATGGGCGTTTCCCTTGCCATTGACGATTTTGGTAGCGCGCAGTCCTTGCTGAGCCGGCTGAAGATGCTGCCCGTCGACCGCATTAAGATCGATGCGCAGTTTGTGCAGGGAATCGAAAAAAGTGATAAAGATCAAACGGTGCTGAAAGCGATGGTCCGGCTGATCCGGAGCCTGGGCCTGCGGGTGGTGGCGGAAGGTGTGGAGACTCCGCGGCAGTTTGACTTCCTTGCCGGGGTTATGTGCGATGAGGTGCAGGTTTTTTTCTGCTGCCGCCCAATGGAAGCGGCGGCCATACAAGCCGTCCTGTCCGAATATGCAGGGCTGCGGTGA
- the panB gene encoding 3-methyl-2-oxobutanoate hydroxymethyltransferase, producing the protein MSRTVTTQSFLDAKQNRRKIAMLTAYDYAMAKIVDGSGIDAVLVGDSLGMVVQGHDSTLEVTMDDMAYHCACVARGLQHALLVCDMPFLSCHVGLEEAVRNAGRLVQQSKADAVKLEGGIGMADTVKAIVRAQIPVMGHIGLTPQSVRLIGGYKVQGKDEAKARGLIEDALALEDAGVFSIVLEAVPEGLAKIITEKVSVPTIGIGAGRYCDGQVLVVHDLLGMYDAFVPKFVKQYAHLGGLIAEAVSAYARDVREGRFPEQKHTFSAGESFLEKLY; encoded by the coding sequence TTGAGCAGAACCGTTACCACGCAATCGTTTTTGGATGCCAAACAAAACCGGCGAAAAATCGCCATGCTGACGGCCTACGATTATGCAATGGCCAAAATCGTGGACGGCAGCGGCATCGACGCCGTTCTGGTCGGAGATTCACTCGGAATGGTCGTGCAGGGGCACGATTCCACGCTGGAAGTCACGATGGACGATATGGCGTACCATTGCGCGTGTGTGGCCAGAGGGCTGCAGCACGCTCTGCTGGTCTGCGACATGCCGTTTCTGTCCTGCCATGTCGGCTTGGAGGAAGCGGTGCGCAACGCCGGTCGGCTGGTGCAGCAGAGCAAGGCGGATGCTGTAAAGCTGGAGGGCGGAATCGGCATGGCCGATACCGTAAAGGCGATCGTGCGCGCGCAGATTCCGGTGATGGGGCACATCGGCTTGACGCCGCAGTCCGTCCGGCTGATAGGCGGGTATAAAGTGCAGGGAAAAGACGAGGCGAAGGCCAGAGGACTGATTGAGGATGCCCTTGCTCTGGAGGACGCGGGCGTTTTCAGCATTGTGCTGGAGGCCGTGCCGGAAGGACTGGCAAAGATCATCACAGAGAAAGTTTCGGTGCCCACCATCGGCATTGGCGCCGGCCGGTATTGCGACGGGCAGGTGCTGGTCGTTCACGACCTGCTGGGCATGTACGATGCGTTTGTTCCCAAATTCGTGAAGCAATATGCACATCTGGGCGGCCTGATCGCAGAGGCCGTCTCCGCCTATGCGCGGGATGTCCGGGAAGGGCGGTTCCCGGAGCAAAAGCACACGTTTTCAGCCGGTGAATCGTTTCTGGAAAAGCTGTATTGA
- the panC gene encoding pantoate--beta-alanine ligase: MSLIGTAREWDAFCTRHNRKNETLGFVPTLGCLHEGHLSLIRKAKEQNDLVAVSVFVNPTQFGPGEDYEAYPRDIERDHRLATEAGADVVFHPAAEEIYPRGASTEVEVKGPLTQKLCGASRPIHFKGVATVVSILFHIIGPDRAYFGQKDAQQVAVLKKMVRDLHIPVELVVCPIVREADGLAKSSRNRYLSPAERQQAAALYRGLQQARGYLASVAGGCADAAWLKEMIRAEIQAQPLAEVEYVEILDSDTLDDIHTVGPEKNALAAVAVRFGKTRLIDNMILTPEIGR, encoded by the coding sequence ATGAGCCTGATTGGGACGGCCCGGGAATGGGACGCCTTTTGCACGCGCCACAATCGGAAAAACGAGACGCTGGGGTTCGTCCCCACGCTGGGGTGCCTGCACGAAGGTCATCTTTCTCTGATCCGGAAAGCGAAGGAACAGAATGATCTGGTGGCGGTCAGTGTGTTTGTGAACCCCACGCAGTTTGGACCGGGCGAAGATTATGAGGCTTATCCGCGGGATATCGAGCGCGACCACCGCCTGGCCACGGAGGCAGGCGCGGACGTTGTGTTCCATCCCGCTGCGGAGGAGATCTATCCGCGGGGGGCGTCCACGGAGGTGGAGGTGAAAGGCCCGCTGACCCAAAAGCTCTGCGGGGCGTCACGGCCCATCCATTTCAAAGGGGTGGCCACGGTGGTCAGCATTCTGTTTCATATCATCGGGCCGGACCGTGCGTATTTCGGACAGAAAGACGCCCAGCAGGTCGCCGTTCTCAAAAAGATGGTCCGTGATCTGCATATCCCGGTGGAGCTTGTGGTCTGCCCTATCGTGCGCGAGGCGGATGGTCTTGCCAAAAGTTCCCGTAACCGGTATCTGAGTCCCGCGGAGCGTCAGCAGGCCGCCGCACTCTACCGCGGGCTGCAACAGGCGCGCGGGTATCTGGCATCCGTGGCCGGCGGGTGCGCCGATGCCGCTTGGCTGAAAGAAATGATCCGCGCCGAGATCCAGGCGCAGCCGCTGGCAGAGGTGGAGTACGTGGAGATTCTGGACAGCGACACGCTGGATGATATCCATACGGTCGGACCGGAAAAGAATGCGCTGGCGGCCGTCGCCGTCCGGTTTGGCAAGACTCGTCTGATCGATAACATGATCCTGACGCCGGAGATCGGCAGATAG